One segment of Salvia splendens isolate huo1 chromosome 20, SspV2, whole genome shotgun sequence DNA contains the following:
- the LOC121782845 gene encoding probable receptor-like serine/threonine-protein kinase At5g57670, with protein MVAAAAEDCSGGRTVVVGVKFDSYSRELLTWALVKVAHAGDRVIALHVLKNNEIVDRDGKSSLLSLVKAFDSILEVYEGFCNLKQVDLKLKICRGSSIQKILVREAKSYYASEVIVGTAQTHHTIRSSASVAKYCAKKLSKECSVLAVNNGKVVFHRESCLEASRVSVKELEHNRRNGLLSALQRSFNKNIKVLNEGGDPIKPMLLTWGEGGCGKTDSVEQKCSICTPDSVTWHESCREAGEVPPRDEGERDMDSSLAIVPVKEQEVASGSVSLLLKGLSEVKPGWPLLRHAMVRDTSSSQIQQVRQISVVQWAMRLPSRYGLFIENSTRKDSDSSNHDQDHQLDGESGAIVPVGNESVSVPSSPDCLSRPLPEELKGLHEKYSATCRLFKFRELELATSNFRKGNIIGKGGSSQVYRGCLPDGKELALKILNPSETALKEFVLEIEIITAIHHKNIISLFGFCFEGNHLLLVYDFLSRGSLEDNLHGDKKDPFSFGWNERYRVAIGVAEALEYLHNREGQPVIHRDVKSSNILLFDDFEPQLSDFGLAKWASPNSTHITCSDVAGTFGYLAPEYFMYGKVNEKIDVYAYGVVLLELLSGRKPISSNCLKGQESLVMWAKPILTSGKFTTLLDPNLGSNYDDDQVERMILAASLCIRRAPRARPQMGQVLKLLRGDHEAVKWARLQVNASEGPVHSNSVEGCDAIDDETMSQSNSMQSHLDLAMLGVEEDLLSVSSIEQRVSLEDYLRGRWSRSSSLD; from the exons ATGGTGGCTGCCGCCGCCGAAGACTGCTCCGGCGGGCGCACGGTGGTGGTGGGCGTCAAGTTCGACTCCTACAGCAGGGAGCTCCTCACGTGGGCTCTCGTCAAAGTCGCCCACGCCGGTGATCGCGTCATCGCTCTTCATGTTCTCAAGAACAAcg AAATTGTTGATCGTGATGGAAAATCATCCCTTCTCTCTCTAGTTAAAGCTTTTGATTCAATTCTTGAAGTTTATGAAGGATTCTGTAATTTGAAGCAG GTTGATCTCAAACTAAAGATATGCAGAGGTTCTTCGATTCAGAAAATCCTCGTTCGTGAAGCTAAATCTTACTATGCGTCCGAGGTTATAGTGGGAACGGCTCAAACTCATCACACGATTCGTTCCTCAGCTTCTGTCGCTAAATACTGTGCAAAGAAACTGTCAAAGGAATGTTCTGTGTTGGCTGTGAACAATGGGAAGGTTGTGTTTCACCGCGAATCCTGTTTGGAAGCGTCACGTGTTAGTGTCAAAG AACTCGAACATAATCGTAGGAATGGTTTACTTTCTGCTCTGCAAAGATCGTTCAACAAGAACATCAAAGTGCTTAACGAAGGTGGTGATCCAATTAAACCAATGCTGCTGACATGGGGAGAAGGTGGCTGTGGTAAAACAGACTCGGTTGAGCAGAAATGCTCGATTTGCACGCCAGATTCAGTGACGTGGCATGAGTCGTGCAGGGAGGCAGGTGAGGTGCCTCCAAGGGATGAAGGTGAGAGGGATATGGATTCTTCGTTGGCGATTGTTCCAGTGAAGGAGCAGGAGGTTGCGTCCGGTTCAGTGTCATTGCTGCTAAAGGGATTGTCTGAAGTGAAGCCTGGTTGGCCGCTTCTTCGCCATGCCATGGTTCGTGACACGAGCTCTTCACAGATTCAGCAAGTGAGGCAGATCTCCGTGGTTCAGTGGGCGATGAGGCTACCGAGTAGATATGGATTGTTTATCGAGAATTCGACTAGGAAAGACTCTGACTCCTCAAATCATGACCAAGATCATCAACTAGATGGAGAGAGTGGTGCAATTGTTCCTGTTGGGAATGAGTCCGTGTCTGTTCCATCCAGCCCCGACTGCCTTTCAAGGCCCTTGCCGGAGGAGCTGAAGGGCCTTCACGAGAAGTACTCAGCCACGTGCAGACTGTTTAAGTTCAGGGAACTTGAGCTAGCTACCTCCAACTTCAGAAaag GAAATATAATAGGTAAAGGAGGCAGTAGTCAGGTCTATCGAGGCTGCCTTCCCGACGGGAAGGAGCTTGCCTTGAAGATCTTGAACCCTTCCGAGACTGCTCTGAAGGAGTTTGTCCTAGAAATCGAGATCATCACCGCAATACATCACAAAAACATAATCTCACTCTTTGGATTCTGTTTTGAAGGCAATCATCTTCTCTTGGTGTATGATTTTCTATCAAGAGGAAGCCTTGAAGATAATCTTCATG GTGACAAGAAGGATCCGTTCTCGTTTGGGTGGAACGAGAGGTATAGGGTCGCTATAGGCGTGGCTGAGGCTTTGGAGTATCTCCACAACAGAGAAGGGCAGCCTGTGATCCACAGAGATGTTAAGTCATCAAACATACTTCTATTCGACGATTTCGAGCCTCAG CTTTCCGACTTTGGGCTTGCTAAATGGGCATCACCGAATTCAACTCACATAACGTGCTCTGACGTTGCTGGCACGTTCGG ATATTTGGCTCCTGAGTATTTCATGTATGGGAAGGTAAATGAGAAGATAGACGTCTACGCCTATGGAGTAGTTCTTCTTGAGCTTCTCTCGGGGAGGAAACCGATAAGCAGCAACTGCCTGAAAGGACAAGAGAGCCTTGTTATGTGG GCGAAGCCAATTCTGACATCGGGCAAGTTCACCACGTTGCTTGATCCGAACCTAGGAAGCAACTATGATGATGATCAAGTGGAGAGGATGATTCTAGCTGCGTCGCTCTGCATCAGACGTGCACCACGTGCTCGACCCCAAATGGGCCAA GTTTTGAAGCTTCTCCGAGGCGATCATGAGGCCGTGAAGTGGGCTAGACTGCAAGTGAACGCTTCTGAAGGGCCGGTCCACAGCAATTCCGTGGAAGGGTGTGATGCAATAGACGACGAAACCATGTCGCAATCCAATTCTATGCAGTCCCACCTCGACCTTGCAATGCTAGGCGTGGAGGAGGACTTGCTCTCCGTGAGTAGCATCGAGCAGAGGGTTTCCTTGGAAGATTATCTACGAGGCAGGTGGAGTCGCTCTTCCAGCCTTGACTAA
- the LOC121780853 gene encoding histone-lysine N-methyltransferase ASHH2-like has translation MNLREQSSMFTEMTLGEDMYGIGIKDEAFMIDFDLDIGKLSVSPRPYESSFVAADIPSLSMVESEVSGSDLLSAFDSFCAHESLEQKDCVAPGTNADVVDLVGQAYPSIQCPADGNDTGELGSSDLAFVAEPSVQGDGEANKAVVGIDKTCTQSHSLIVYTSSRRRSARNTKSGQMNESPSSSKCRRAVNKSSEFDLSSLAVTRRSRSLSTNRARSSVWGDLGNILPDIDQSSVFEKSLGNERKLRREKGGKGKRKGTRDQIGKKSIQKSLAATGHISLKVKIGDKLCTPGNVTGSFSASGKDISELVDTHNKLGEEVPRDFSAPCKRDLKKVMSSDDSALSTHLKARGTLHNQSLDTSSNVHEIRSLEEADNSRTLTEIQCSDVGTSPDSEVINSIPDVSLCEKGLLDVQDGSILSKAHSFSMDISNLILLPKHSKKGKKKVKHHQAESCVLGSKISSRGTRNNSSEERVSFKDVSCLSPSRAEPYLNGEDTKPCSNSPLCDTLIPCSNGAKFHKCSSATAKGRSKGRSRNFPNEKEAASKKKGNKNSLDGNETPYDLGGTGAFSNGVTGPINTGKSSISGVREKYDPPRNAWVLCDKCQKWRRIQAALADQIEETNCGWTCQDNTDKDYADCSIPQEKSNSDINEELEISDRSCDEDASGTFRKLNHDRPKVALQSSWTLIKSNTFLHRSRKTQTIDEVMVCHCKTPSDGRMGCGAECLNRMLNIECVQGTCPCGELCSNQQFQRRKYSKLKWFRCGKKGYGLQALEDMPQGQFLIEYVGEVLDVHAYEARQREYGMRGHKHFYFMTLNGSEVIDASAKGNLGRFINHSCDPNCRTEKWMVNGEVCIGLFTLRDIEKGEEVTFDYNFVRVFGAAAKKCECGSANCRGYIGGDLTNSEVIAQDDSDNEYAEPVMTCEGDMSEDWNEIVLNNSKDEIANEPPENIYSMEKRIGTVGESLITAHTSETSPQIDEGVDPAQAEISVDDGIGGYDSIGNNFATNVVEKLNNNKTAGEFLKRYTPVGCKVECEGIASQMRESSQIKDINSELDGIVNKSMSSTHKTAISVPHSKPVSDKLEGNRNLKYPTVEDRDELAKAKCLTKTKRLFTLIKKGKPKLSALKDKLSPDVNKLSAELQKSKKLSKVSLSRHLEAVEGKLNELLDPEGGISKRKDSSRGYLKLLFLTAATGNNGHGEAIQSNRDLSMILDALLKTKSRTVLVDIIDKNGLHMLHNILKRYRKEFIKTPILRKLLKVLEYLATREILTLEHITGGPACPGVESFKDSVLTLTEHADKQVHQIARNFRDKWIPRSLRKTCCMERDNGVFEYQQPTSHGGLSTSYDHWSDRGRKPTEATNSTETRPVTAPGTAETSTPELSASGSSCRTSEPKTRKRKSRWDEPAEHPQSRCRNTLVGDDKHKGDEDIPPGFGTPCNGPMIPSNAPPTAPDHQEREMQMKQRCLNIVLGQPQLRFSARMPVTYGVPYSVMQHFEVQQAEVTDGWTTAPSVPFHPFPPLPPCAPGALVRSTSARCASSSAPTETAGKSSDTCLTYQTYQPNTKTCSSDSSHVSVAIGRPDLQQGGSCTLGRNFFRQQKFTHSKLPPWVRMRNSRGSAGNIARSGF, from the exons ATGAATCTCCGTGAACAAAGTAGCATGTTTACAGAGATGACATTGGGAGAAGATATGTATGGGATTGGGATCAAGGACGAGGCGTTCATGATTGATTTTGATCTGGACATTGGCAAATTGTCTGTTTCTCCACGACCTTATGAGTCCTCTTTTGTGGCAGCTGATATACCATCTTTGAGCATGGTTGAATCAGAAGTTTCAGGTTCTGATCTTCTTTCAGCTTTTGATTCCTTCTGTGCTCATGAGTCCCTCGAGCAAAAGGACTGTGTAGCACCGGGTACCAATGCTGATGTTGTAGATTTAGTTGGTCAAGCTTACCCGTCTATACAATGCCCAGCCGATGGAAATGATACTGGTGAACTTGGTTCTTCTGACTTAGCTTTTGTTGCTGAGCCATCTGTACAAGGAGATGGTGAAGCTAATAAGGCTGTGGTTGGTATTGACAAAACCTGCACACAGAGTCATTCCTTAATTGTATATACATCTTCTCGGAGGCGGAGTGCACGCAATACTAAATCGGGTCAGATGAACGAGTCCCCAAGTTCATCTAAATGTAGAAGAGCAGTTAACAAAAGCTCGGAATTTGATCTAAGTTCCTTGGCAGTAACAAGAAGAAGTAGAAGTTTATCTACCAACCGAGCCCGATCTTCTGTTTGGGGAGATCTGGGTAATATCTTACCAGATATTGATCAAAGCAGTGTGTTTGAGAAAAGTTTAGGTAATGAGCGAAAACTAAGACGTGAGAAAGGCGggaaaggaaaaagaaaggGTACTAGAGATCAGATAGGTAAAAAATCAATACAGAAAAGTTTGGCTGCCACTGGTCATATTTCATTAAAGGTTAAGATTGGAGATAAATTGTGTACCCCTGGTAATGTTACTGGAAGTTTTAGTGCATCAGGAAAAGATATTTCTGAACTGGTTGATACACACAACAAGTTGGGAGAGGAAGTCCCAAGAGACTTTTCTGCACCATGTAAAAGGGATTTAAAGAAGGTCATGTCATCTGATGATTCTGCTTTAAGCACACATCTTAAGGCCCGGGGTACTTTGCATAACCAATCCCTTGATACTTCAAGTAACGTCCATGAGATCAGAAGTCTGGAGGAGGCTGATAACTCTCGAACATTGACTGAAATACAGTGTTCTGATGTTGGAACCTCTCCTGATTCAGAAGTTATAAATTCTATTCCTGATGTTTCTCTTTGTGAAAAAGGTTTACTAGATGTACAAGATGGTTCAATTTTGTCCAAGGCACATTCCTTTTCAATGGACATATCCAATTTGATTTTATTACCTAAGCACTCcaagaaaggaaagaaaaaggTCAAGCACCATCAGGCTGAGAGTTGTGTGTTGGGTAGCAAAATAAGTAGTAGGGGTACCAGAAATAATTCTTCAGAAGAACGTGTTTCTTTTAAAGACGTTTCTTGTTTGAGCCCATCACGAGCTGAACCATATTTAAATGGTGAAGACACGAAGCCTTGCTCAAACTCACCACTCTGTGACACGTTGATACCTTGCAGCAATGGTGCAAAATTTCACAAATGCTCTAGTGCTACTGCTAAGGGAAGGAGCAAGGGCAGGTCTAGAAATTTTCCCAATGAGAAAGAAGCAGCATCTAAAAAGAAGGGAAATAAAAATAGTTTAGATG GAAATGAAACACCATATGATCTTGGAGGAACTGGAGCATTTAGCAATGGAGTAACTGGACCAATTAACACAGGGAAATCTTCAATCAGTGGAGTGAGAGAGAAATACGACCCACCTAGGAATGCATGGGTACTTTGTGATAAGTGCCAAAAATGGCGGCGGATACAAGCGGCTCTTGCTGATCAAATTGAAGAAACTAACTGTGGATG GACTTGCCAAGATAACACTGATAAAGACTATGCTGACTGCTCAATTCCTCAAGAGAAGTCAAATTCAGACATTAATGAAGAACTGGAAATATCTGATCGCTCTTGTGACGAAGATGCTTCTGGAACTTTTCGGAAGCTTAATCATGACAGACCAAAGG TTGCTCTGCAGTCATCGTGGACACTTATTAAGTCAAACACGTTTTTGCATCGAAGCCGCAAAACTCAAACCATTGATGAG GTAATGGTTTGCCACTGTAAAACTCCATCAGATGGAAGAATGGGTTGTGGAGCTGAATGTTTGAACCGGATGCTTAATATTGAGTGTGTCCAGGGAACTTGTCCATGTGGTGAACTTTGTTCAAACCAACAG TTTCAAAGGCGCAAATATTCTAAATTGAAGTGGTTCAGGTGCGGAAAGAAAGGCTACGGTCTTCAGGCGCTTGAAGACATGCCTCAGGGGCAGTTCCTGATAGAATATGTTGGAGAG GTACTTGATGTGCATGCATATGAAGCAAGACAAAGAGAGTATGGGATGAGGGGTCATAAACATTTCTATTTCATGACATTGAATGGGAGTGAG GTGATCGATGCATCTGCTAAAGGGAATCTGGGTCGGTTTATAAATCACAGCTGTGACCCTAACTGTCGCACCGAAAAG TGGATGGTGAATGGGGAGGTTTGCATTGGACTGTTTACTCTGAGAGACATAGAGAAG GGGGAAGAGGTTACATTCGATTACAACTTTGTACGTGTTTTTGGGGCTGCTGCCAAAAAATGTGAATGTGGCTCAGCTAATTGTCGGGGCTATATTGGTGGTGATCTAACGAACTCAGAAGTAATTGCTCAGGATGATTCAGATAATGAATATGCAGAACCAGTAATGACTTGTGAAGGAGATATGAGTGAAGATTGGAATGAAATAGTATTAAACAACTCGAAAGATGAAATTGCTAACGAACCACCTGAAAACATCTATAGTATGGAGAAACGTATCGGTACTGTTGGTGAGAGCTTAATAACAGCACACACTTCTGAAACTTCACCTCAAATAGATGAAGGCGTTGACCCTGCACAGGCAGAAATCAGTGTTGACGATGGGATTGGTGGGTACGATTCTATTGGTAACAATTTTGCTACTAATGTTGTGGAGAAGTTGAATAACAATAAAACTGCGGGCGAGTTCTTGAAACGATATACACCGGTAGGTTGTAAGGTTGAATGTGAAGGCATAGCGTCCCAGATGCGTGAGTCTTCCCAAATCAAGGATATTAACTCAGAATTGGATGGTATTGTGAACAAGTCCATGTCTTCTACTCACAAAACAGCGATTAGTGTACCTCATAGCAAACCAGTGTCCGATAAACTTGAGGGAAATAGGAATCTAAAGTATCCTACTGTGGAAGACAGGGATGAACTAGCAAAGGCCAAGTGTCTCACCAAGACTAAACGCTTGTTCACATTAATTAAGAAAGGGAAACCTAAATTGAGTGCTTTGAAGGACAAACTCTCTCCGGATGTGAATAAGTTAAGTGCAGAACTGCAGAAATCCAaaaaattgtcaaaagtttcttTGAGCCGTCATCTTGAAGCAG TAGAAGGAAAACTGAACGAACTACTTGATCCTGAAGGAGGTATAAGCAAACGAAAA GATTCATCAAGAGGTTACTTGAAGCTTCTTTTTCTAACTGCTGCAACTGGGAACAATGGCCATGGCGAAGCTATTCAGAG CAATAGAGATCTTTCAATGATTTTGGATGCACTCTTGAAGACAAAATCTCGGACAGTTCTGGTTGatattatagataaaaatg GTTTGCATATGTTGCACAACATATTGAAGCGATACAGGAAAGAGTTCATCAAAACTCCAATCCTGCGCAAGCTTCTTAAG GTACTGGAGTATCTAGCAACAAGAGAGATTCTAACTTTGGAGCACATAACTGGAGGTCCTGCTTGTCCAGGAGTCGAGAG CTTTAAAGATTCAGTATTGACTCTGACAGAACATGCTGACAAACAG GTCCATCAAATTGCACGTAACTTCAGGGATAAGTGGATTCCTAGATCCTTGCGGAAAACTTGCTGCATGGAGAGAGATAATGGAGTGTTTGAATATCAGCAGCCTACTAGTCATGGAGGTTTATCAACATCATATGATCATTGGAGTGATAGAGGGAGAAAACCAACAGAAGCCACAAACTCTACTGAAACACGTCCAGTTACTGCTCCTGGCACAGCAGAGACTTCTACCCCTGAGCTCTCAGCTTCAGGTAGTAGCTGCAGAACCAGTGAGCCAAAGACGCGCAAGCGCAAGAGTCGGTGGGATGAGCCTGCGGAGCACCCACAATCAAGATGTAGAAACACTTTGGTAGGTGATGACAAGCATAAGGGCGATGAGGATATCCCTCCTGGGTTTGGAACTCCTTGCAACGGCCCTATGATCCCATCGAATGCTCCTCCAACTGCTCCTGATCACCAAGAAAGAGAGATGCAAATGAAGCAGCGGTGCCTTAATATTGTATTGGGTCAACCACAGTTGAGGTTCAGTGCGCGTATGCCAGTCACCTATGGAGTCCCTTATTCTGTCATGCAGCATTTTGAAGTCCAACAAGCAGAAGTGACTGATGGTTGGACTACAGCTCCAAGTGTGCCATTCCATCCATTTCCACCTCTGCCTCCTTGTGCCCCTGGTGCGCTTGTCCGATCAACATCTGCTAGATGTGCATCGTCAAGTGCACCTACAGAAACAGCTGGAAAATCTAGTGATACTTGTTTGACCTATCAAACTTACCAACCAAACACAAAGACATGCAGCTCAGATTCATCACACGTCTCAGTTGCAATTGGCCGCCCAGATCTCCAGCAAGGTGGTTCTTGTACCTTGGGAAGGAATTTTTTCAGGCAGCAAAAGTTTACTCATTCGAAGCTCCCACCATGGGTTCGAATGAGAAATAGTCGGGGTTCTGCTGGGAACATTGCCAGAAGTGGTTTCTGA